A single Opisthocomus hoazin isolate bOpiHoa1 chromosome 1, bOpiHoa1.hap1, whole genome shotgun sequence DNA region contains:
- the MCAT gene encoding malonyl-CoA-acyl carrier protein transacylase, mitochondrial, producing the protein MGGWAAATWRLGGCSGRGGLRVAVARRGSSRPGGGDRAATLSDLLQSSVGAAEPGAEAAAAARRERPSPREGTVLLFPGQGSQWVGMGRGLLRYPAVRDMYRLAERVLGYDLLSLCLEGPRGELDRTRHCQPAVFVASLAAAEKLNHQRPEVVESCVAAAGYSVGEFAALVFAGALGFAEALYAVKVRAEAMQKASEAVPSGMLSVVGRREANYKFACLEARKHCQALGIEDPVCEISNYLFPDGRVIAGHLQALEFLQENARKYYFTRTQMLPVSGAFHTRLMEPATEPLAEVLKSVEIQKPLVCVYSNVDGKKYMHSKHIQKQLVKQVVSPVMWEQTMHSVYERKQGIEFPYTYEVGPGKQLGAVLKKCNLKAWKQYNHVDALEDEEEAEA; encoded by the exons atGGGCGGCTGGGCCGCGGCGACATGGCGGCTTGGTGGCTGCAGCGGGCGCGGCGGCCTCCGCGTCGCAGTGGCGCGGCGGGGCAGCTCCCGTCCCGGCGGTGGGGACCGGGCGGCGACCCTGAGCGAcctgctgcagagctcagtggggGCCGCGGAGCcgggcgcggaggcggcggcggcggcgaggcgggAGCGGCCGTCCCCCCGGGAGGGCACGGTGCTGCTCTTCCCCGGGCAGGGCAGCCAGTGGGTGGGGATGGGCCGCGGGCTGCTGCGGTACCCCGCCGTGCGGGACATGTACCGCCTGGCCGAGAGGGTGCTGGGCTACGAcctgctctccctctgcctggAGGGGCCGCGGGGCGAGCTGGACCGCACCCGGCACTGCCAGCCCGCCGTGTTCGTCGCCTCCCTGGCCGCCGCGGAGAAGCTCAACCACCAGCGGCCTGAG GTGGTGGAGAGCTGCGTGGCGGCGGCTGGGTACAGCGTGGGGGAGTTCGCGGCGCTGGTCTTCGCGGGAGCGCTAGGCTTCGCCGAAG CGCTGTACGCAGTGAAGGTGCGGGCCGAAGCCATGCAGAAGGCGTCGGAAGCTGTCCCCAGCGGAATGCTGTCGGTTGTTGGTCGGCGAGAGGCGAACTACAAGTTTGCCTGCTTGGAAGCCCGTAAACACTGCCAAGCGCTGGGTATAGAAGACCCCGTATGTGAAATCTCAAACTATTTGTTTCCAGACGGCAGAGTCATTGCAGGACACCTCCAG GCTTTGGAGTTTTTGCAGGAGAATGCCcgaaaatattattttacacgTACACAAATGCTTCCAGTCAGTGGGGCTTTTCATACGAGGCTTATGGAACCAGCAACAGAGCCGCTGGCTGAAGTCCTAAAATCAGTTGAGATTCAGAAACCGCTGGTCTGTGTCTATTCCAATGTCGATGGCAAGAAGTACATGCACTCCAAGCACATCCAGAAGCAGCTGGTGAAGCAGGTGGTTTCGCCTGTTATGTGGGAACAGACCATGCATTCTGTGTATGAAAGAAAGCAAGGAATAGAATTTCCCTACACCTACGAAGTGGGGCCTGGGAAGCAGCTAGGAGCCGTTctcaaaaaatgtaatttaaaggcCTGGAAACAATATAACCATGTAGATGCTCTGgaggatgaggaagaagcagAGGCCTAA